A single Verrucomicrobiia bacterium DNA region contains:
- a CDS encoding sodium/solute symporter (Members of the Solute:Sodium Symporter (SSS), TC 2.A.21 as described in tcdb.org, catalyze solute:Na+ symport. Known solutes for members of the family include sugars, amino acids, nucleosides, inositols, vitamins, urea or anions, depending on the system.), whose product MEAYLYTYLVGGVIFVIGLGYAARQGYVGFTGRKLRNLLLCLGVIGFYAVLQGWLQFAPMSTAAPKVYQGGAEAVLQKKGHIRGAPVDYIIVIGYFILVIANGLYFGRRQQTTRDFFFGGQRFAWWLIAISLVATTIGSYSFVKYSEIGYKYGLGVTQSYWNDWVWFPLIIFGWLPLLYFSRILSVPEYFARRFSPQVRRWATVYILIYLIGYVGVNLYTMGVVVNALAGWSIFWSAVIVALISTTYVTVGGQSSVIMNDLLHGLFLLLTGGLIIVLGASYLGGFEALWDNLPRPARLAFPNFNEDRNFPAVGVFWQDAIANSAMFYFLNQGILMRFMAAKSLDEGRKAATVMTVGLMFIGALVVASGGLVARALTHAGVLPEVEPDQAFFIATELLSHPGVFGLILAGMTAALMSTVDTLITAVSAVTVNDVYRPYFRPQATDRQLLSAARIAAVGAALIGILLVPMFMNFKSIYRAHAAFTAAVTPPMVVTLILSVFWRRFTRKAAVATLAGGLVVMTASMFFPMLIKPFAHGVPGGDTVSNFFAGMREQEFMRACYGIICCLVIAVVVALLTKPEPWEKQRGLVWGTISDALRHYKGSPGRECPVVRALAQPQQLAHPLPTVGETDLPSVRISSALATALEAQVGDLLYVTDRRWWTGGLYSAHVIVAEVSAGDNDPAVAMDPTVYPNVVGKRVKHLVKVERLYASTPATAPAVS is encoded by the coding sequence ATGGAAGCCTATCTTTATACCTATCTTGTCGGCGGCGTAATTTTCGTCATTGGCCTCGGTTACGCCGCGCGCCAGGGTTACGTCGGTTTCACCGGACGCAAGCTGCGCAACCTGCTGCTTTGCCTGGGCGTGATCGGCTTTTACGCCGTCCTCCAAGGCTGGTTGCAATTTGCGCCGATGAGTACGGCGGCACCCAAGGTTTATCAAGGTGGCGCGGAAGCGGTGTTGCAGAAGAAGGGACACATCCGCGGCGCACCGGTGGATTACATCATCGTCATCGGCTACTTCATCCTGGTCATTGCCAACGGCCTGTACTTCGGGCGGCGCCAACAAACCACGCGCGATTTCTTCTTTGGCGGACAACGCTTCGCGTGGTGGTTGATCGCCATCAGCCTGGTGGCGACGACCATCGGCTCCTACAGCTTCGTTAAGTACAGCGAGATTGGTTACAAATACGGCTTGGGAGTCACCCAATCTTATTGGAACGATTGGGTGTGGTTTCCGCTGATTATATTTGGCTGGCTGCCTCTGCTTTATTTCTCCCGCATCTTATCCGTACCCGAGTATTTTGCGCGCCGATTCAGTCCACAGGTACGGCGCTGGGCCACGGTGTACATCCTGATTTACCTGATCGGTTACGTGGGCGTAAACCTCTACACGATGGGCGTGGTGGTGAACGCACTGGCCGGGTGGTCCATCTTTTGGTCCGCCGTCATCGTCGCGCTGATTTCCACCACCTACGTCACCGTCGGCGGCCAGAGCAGTGTCATCATGAACGATCTGTTGCACGGATTGTTCCTGCTGCTGACCGGCGGATTAATTATTGTCCTCGGCGCGTCGTACCTGGGCGGGTTTGAAGCGCTGTGGGATAACCTGCCCCGCCCGGCCCGACTGGCGTTTCCCAATTTTAATGAAGACCGAAACTTCCCCGCCGTCGGCGTGTTTTGGCAGGATGCCATCGCCAACTCCGCCATGTTCTATTTTCTCAACCAGGGCATTTTGATGCGGTTCATGGCGGCCAAGTCTTTGGATGAAGGCCGCAAAGCCGCCACCGTCATGACCGTCGGGCTGATGTTCATCGGCGCGCTGGTGGTGGCCTCCGGCGGCCTCGTGGCCCGCGCCCTCACGCACGCGGGCGTGTTGCCCGAAGTTGAACCGGATCAGGCCTTTTTCATCGCCACGGAACTCCTGAGTCATCCGGGCGTATTTGGATTGATTCTGGCGGGCATGACCGCAGCCCTCATGTCCACGGTGGATACGTTGATCACGGCGGTCTCGGCGGTGACGGTCAACGATGTTTACCGGCCCTACTTCCGACCGCAAGCCACCGATCGGCAACTGTTGAGCGCCGCGCGAATCGCGGCGGTGGGCGCCGCGCTGATCGGCATCTTGCTGGTGCCCATGTTCATGAATTTCAAATCCATCTACCGCGCGCACGCCGCCTTTACCGCCGCCGTGACTCCGCCCATGGTGGTCACTTTGATCCTGTCCGTCTTTTGGCGGCGCTTCACCCGCAAGGCGGCCGTCGCCACCCTCGCCGGCGGGCTGGTGGTGATGACGGCTTCCATGTTCTTCCCCATGCTCATCAAGCCTTTTGCGCACGGCGTACCGGGCGGCGATACCGTGAGTAATTTCTTCGCCGGCATGAGGGAACAAGAATTCATGCGCGCCTGCTACGGCATCATCTGTTGTCTGGTCATCGCGGTGGTCGTCGCGCTGCTCACGAAACCCGAACCGTGGGAGAAGCAGCGCGGGCTGGTCTGGGGCACAATCAGCGACGCCCTGCGCCATTACAAAGGTTCGCCTGGTCGCGAATGTCCCGTCGTTCGCGCACTGGCGCAACCGCAACAACTCGCGCACCCACTGCCCACAGTCGGCGAAACGGACCTGCCCAGCGTGCGGATTTCATCGGCGCTGGCCACGGCACTCGAAGCGCAAGTTGGCGACCTGCTGTACGTCACGGATCGTCGCTGGTGGACGGGCGGATTGTACTCGGCGCATGTGATCGTGGCGGAAGTGTCCGCGGGCGACAATGATCCCGCCGTGGCCATGGACCCAACGGTTTATCCGAACGTGGTTGGCAAACGGGTCAAACACCTGGTGAAGGTGGAACGCCTTTACGCTTCCACTCCAGCCACGGCGCCGGCGGTTTCCTGA
- a CDS encoding PA14 domain-containing protein — translation MILLFVSGRSLAADGLVGQYYTGFNLVNDRIVFDGLTLVKTEISTFFDFWGGSQWDDWNPIGSGPYSVHWTGYLQITNAGDYGFGTISDDGSEIWIDGVRVVDNHEEQWYDWQEAWCYLGVGNHAIEITFFENQNFSGIEVWWLKPERAPSSLPYSGDTFHTTPPSFNADTRWEILSAPFVQTEVTYVNPRLRIEWQPAGTGARLAWQGFSGVTYQIETSTNLHTWQDFGPAQNGWNGLMSQAITPSDQKQFFRLRLQE, via the coding sequence ATGATTCTGCTGTTCGTGTCTGGTCGCAGTCTGGCGGCCGACGGGTTGGTTGGACAGTATTATACGGGTTTTAACCTCGTGAACGACCGGATCGTCTTCGATGGACTGACGCTGGTAAAAACCGAAATCAGCACCTTCTTCGATTTTTGGGGCGGCTCGCAATGGGACGATTGGAATCCCATCGGCAGCGGACCGTATTCCGTGCATTGGACGGGATATTTGCAGATCACCAATGCCGGGGACTATGGCTTCGGCACGATTTCCGACGACGGCTCGGAGATCTGGATTGATGGCGTGCGTGTGGTGGATAATCACGAGGAACAATGGTACGACTGGCAGGAAGCCTGGTGCTATCTCGGTGTGGGCAATCACGCCATTGAAATCACGTTCTTCGAAAACCAAAATTTCAGCGGGATCGAAGTTTGGTGGCTGAAACCGGAGCGAGCGCCGTCAAGTCTGCCCTATTCGGGCGATACATTTCATACCACTCCACCTTCGTTTAATGCCGATACGCGCTGGGAAATTCTCAGTGCTCCATTTGTTCAAACCGAGGTGACCTATGTGAACCCGCGATTGCGAATCGAATGGCAGCCAGCCGGCACCGGCGCGCGGCTTGCGTGGCAAGGATTCAGCGGCGTAACTTACCAGATCGAGACGTCCACGAATCTGCACACTTGGCAGGATTTCGGCCCCGCGCAGAACGGTTGGAACGGCCTCATGTCCCAAGCCATCACGCCCTCGGACCAAAAGCAATTCTTTCGTTTGCGCTTGCAAGAGTAG
- a CDS encoding tail fiber domain-containing protein produces the protein MKITLPLLSLALGLSISLPTGTALAQGTAFTYQGRLDSGGAPYNGSAEFQATLWDAATSGSQVAANNPTAVVVGVTNGLFTLPLDFGANFPGANRWLQLEVRTSIGSFTTLTPRQTLTPTPYALTAAGLSGSLPAAQLSGAIANANLPASPTFAGTVVASTFSGNGANLTNVNAVTLNGLNSASFWRATGNAGTTPGNQFIGTTDDQPLEFKVNGIRALRLEPGTMIDGAPNVIGGSPRNFVAPGVIGATIAGGGATNYYGSVLPNSVRADFGAIGGGLQNTIQPNADNSTISGGNYNTIQPNANSSTIGGGYNNTIQTDAEAATIGGGWANTIQNIAGYATIGGGRNNTIQTNAYYATIGGGYWNTIQANAAYATIPGGRDNSAVSYAFAAGYRAKANHSGSFVWADSQNADFVSTDLNQFAVRAGGGLRLDDSTSLFFGARVRQMLNLWSTSFGIGVQDANMYFRVNPGAGYAWYRGGAHQDGHFDSGGGTQLMRLESNGSLYTLGVVNPPSDRNLKENFRAVDAQAVLAKVAVLPLTRWNYKTSPGEEHVGPMAQDFHAAFGLGTDDKHIATVDADGVALAAIQGLNQKLEETRAENVELRQTVNELKILVQSLNQQLNANQP, from the coding sequence ATGAAAATCACACTGCCGCTGCTCAGCCTGGCGCTGGGCTTAAGCATCAGCCTGCCAACGGGGACCGCCCTGGCCCAAGGCACGGCGTTCACGTATCAAGGGCGGCTGGACAGTGGTGGTGCGCCCTATAACGGTAGCGCCGAATTTCAGGCCACTCTGTGGGACGCTGCCACGTCCGGTAGCCAGGTGGCGGCCAACAACCCGACCGCTGTGGTGGTGGGCGTGACCAACGGACTCTTTACGTTGCCATTGGATTTTGGCGCGAACTTTCCGGGGGCGAACCGTTGGCTGCAATTGGAAGTGCGCACCAGCATTGGGTCATTCACCACCTTGACTCCACGCCAGACACTGACGCCCACGCCCTATGCCCTCACGGCGGCGGGGCTTTCCGGCTCGCTACCCGCCGCGCAGTTGAGCGGTGCGATTGCCAACGCCAATCTGCCCGCCAGCCCGACCTTTGCGGGAACAGTCGTCGCCAGTACTTTTTCCGGCAATGGCGCGAACCTGACGAACGTGAACGCCGTTACGTTGAACGGCTTGAACAGCGCGAGCTTCTGGCGGGCGACGGGCAACGCGGGCACGACGCCGGGCAACCAATTCATCGGCACGACGGACGATCAGCCACTGGAGTTCAAGGTGAACGGAATAAGGGCGTTGCGACTTGAACCTGGAACGATGATCGACGGTGCGCCGAATGTGATTGGCGGTTCGCCCCGCAACTTTGTCGCGCCGGGCGTCATTGGAGCGACCATTGCCGGGGGTGGCGCGACCAATTACTATGGCTCGGTTTTGCCCAATTCAGTCAGGGCGGATTTTGGCGCGATTGGTGGCGGCCTTCAGAACACGATTCAGCCCAACGCCGACAATTCCACCATCAGCGGTGGCAATTACAACACGATTCAGCCCAATGCCAACTCTTCCACCATTGGCGGCGGCTATAACAACACGATTCAGACCGATGCCGAGGCGGCTACTATTGGCGGCGGTTGGGCTAACACGATTCAGAACATTGCCGGATACGCGACCATTGGTGGTGGTCGAAACAACACGATTCAGACCAACGCATATTACGCCACCATTGGCGGCGGCTACTGGAATACGATTCAGGCCAACGCAGCTTACGCCACCATTCCGGGTGGGAGAGACAATAGCGCCGTCAGCTATGCCTTCGCGGCCGGATACCGGGCCAAGGCGAATCACAGCGGTTCGTTCGTCTGGGCGGATTCGCAGAACGCTGACTTCGTCTCCACGGACCTGAATCAGTTTGCCGTGCGGGCTGGTGGTGGGCTGCGGCTGGACGACTCCACGAGCTTGTTCTTCGGCGCGCGCGTCCGTCAAATGTTGAATTTATGGTCCACCAGCTTTGGCATTGGGGTTCAGGATGCCAACATGTATTTTCGGGTGAACCCCGGAGCGGGTTACGCCTGGTATCGCGGTGGGGCGCACCAGGATGGTCATTTTGATTCTGGGGGCGGAACGCAATTGATGCGGTTGGAGAGCAACGGGAGTTTATACACGCTGGGGGTGGTGAATCCTCCCAGTGACCGAAATCTGAAGGAGAATTTTCGAGCGGTGGACGCACAAGCGGTGCTGGCGAAGGTGGCGGTGCTACCCCTGACTCGTTGGAACTACAAGACGAGTCCTGGCGAAGAGCACGTCGGCCCCATGGCGCAGGATTTCCATGCGGCGTTTGGTTTGGGAACGGACGATAAACACATCGCCACGGTGGACGCCGACGGTGTGGCGTTGGCCGCCATTCAGGGATTGAATCAAAAGTTGGAGGAAACCCGCGCCGAGAATGTAGAGTTGCGGCAAACCGTAAATGAATTAAAAATACTGGTGCAGAGCCTGAATCAACAACTCAACGCAAACCAACCATGA
- a CDS encoding DoxX family protein: protein MKPIVQRLFNPGAATPTTSLALLLLRLWLGLTLLFNHGLAKLTNFSGMSDGFLDLFGIGSKPSLVLAIFGEFFCAALLALGLVSRFAAFCLVLNMIVAFSMVHKLALSGPSSGELPFIYLAGFVTLLVAGPGRISADAFLFGKPAKSAKAG, encoded by the coding sequence ATGAAACCGATTGTTCAACGCTTATTTAATCCCGGAGCGGCCACGCCCACCACGTCGCTGGCTTTATTGCTGTTGCGCTTGTGGTTGGGACTGACTCTGCTGTTCAACCATGGCCTGGCCAAACTCACCAATTTCAGCGGCATGTCTGATGGTTTCCTGGACTTGTTCGGCATCGGCAGCAAGCCGAGTTTGGTGCTGGCGATCTTTGGCGAATTTTTCTGCGCCGCCTTGCTGGCGTTGGGATTGGTGAGCCGCTTCGCCGCCTTCTGTCTGGTGCTGAATATGATCGTGGCTTTTAGCATGGTCCACAAGCTGGCGCTGAGCGGTCCTTCCAGCGGGGAATTGCCGTTCATTTATCTGGCGGGTTTTGTGACTTTGCTGGTGGCGGGGCCGGGACGTATTTCAGCCGATGCTTTTCTCTTCGGCAAACCCGCGAAGTCAGCCAAGGCGGGCTGA
- a CDS encoding DUF1080 domain-containing protein, giving the protein MKSRAFWILLGAVVLVTGLVGAADEAVPNVGQPDLQPLFPADGVPSGWVVRAWDEVSKPAANGAVWKVEQGVLHGGEPRGSWLLSEKEYTDFILEFDFKLGPQGNSGLALRAPLSGDPAFDGMELQMADLRYNPQAKDSELTGGLYRAVAPTQQVYKPTEWNHYEITLQGPHLKVVLNGVTIQDLDLSRQNQEVKRHDGQLAPPLKDRPRQGHIGFQELSRGGAHVLIRNARIKEL; this is encoded by the coding sequence ATGAAAAGTCGCGCGTTTTGGATATTGCTCGGTGCGGTTGTTTTGGTGACCGGATTGGTGGGGGCCGCTGACGAGGCCGTACCCAACGTCGGCCAACCTGATTTGCAGCCGTTGTTTCCTGCGGACGGGGTGCCGTCCGGTTGGGTGGTGCGCGCCTGGGATGAGGTCAGCAAGCCGGCGGCGAATGGCGCAGTTTGGAAGGTGGAGCAGGGCGTCCTGCACGGCGGCGAGCCACGCGGTTCGTGGCTGTTGAGTGAGAAGGAATACACGGACTTCATCCTTGAATTCGATTTCAAGCTCGGGCCGCAAGGTAACAGCGGACTGGCGTTGCGCGCGCCCTTGAGTGGCGATCCGGCGTTTGACGGGATGGAACTTCAAATGGCCGATTTACGCTATAACCCGCAGGCCAAGGATTCCGAACTGACCGGCGGATTGTATCGCGCCGTCGCTCCCACGCAGCAGGTCTATAAACCCACCGAGTGGAATCATTACGAAATCACCCTGCAAGGCCCCCACTTGAAAGTGGTGCTCAACGGCGTAACGATCCAAGACCTGGATCTCTCGCGGCAAAATCAGGAAGTGAAACGTCACGATGGCCAATTGGCTCCGCCACTCAAAGATCGTCCGCGCCAGGGACACATTGGCTTTCAAGAACTCAGTCGGGGCGGGGCGCACGTCCTTATCCGCAACGCGCGTATCAAGGAACTGTAA
- a CDS encoding thrombospondin type 3 repeat-containing protein, with protein sequence MKRNFLSSTTGLLFGLACCLFPAAFLHAASTINPVNQHAYAANLGWINAYANGTHGAVIGEYVCSGYLYAANVGWIHLGSGSPANGIQYQNNSATDYGVNCDAFGKLAGYAYAANLGWLNFEQTYGQPRVDLRTGNLSGAIWSANCGWISLSNAVARVQTDHLAPGADTDGDGLADAWELSQFGNLTTANATSDYDGDGASDQNEYLAGTNPKDANDKLVITSTMFAAGGTNVDLTWQSQMTRFYYVEKALGLSGGGWLDSGLGLITPDAGLSTSRTFADTNAPNRFYRVKAVRPLTP encoded by the coding sequence ATGAAGAGAAATTTTCTGTCCTCCACGACGGGTCTTCTGTTTGGGCTGGCTTGCTGCCTGTTTCCGGCCGCCTTCTTGCACGCCGCTTCGACGATCAACCCGGTCAACCAGCACGCCTACGCCGCCAATCTCGGCTGGATCAACGCCTACGCCAACGGCACCCACGGCGCGGTCATTGGCGAATATGTCTGTTCGGGCTACCTCTACGCCGCCAATGTGGGTTGGATTCATCTGGGCAGCGGCAGCCCCGCCAACGGCATCCAATACCAGAACAACTCCGCCACCGACTACGGCGTCAACTGTGACGCCTTCGGTAAATTGGCCGGTTACGCCTACGCCGCCAACCTCGGGTGGCTCAACTTTGAACAGACCTACGGCCAGCCGCGGGTGGACTTGCGCACCGGTAACCTGAGCGGCGCGATCTGGAGCGCCAACTGCGGGTGGATCAGCCTCAGCAACGCCGTGGCGCGGGTGCAGACCGACCACCTCGCTCCCGGTGCGGACACCGACGGCGACGGCCTGGCGGATGCGTGGGAGTTGAGCCAGTTCGGGAATCTGACCACGGCCAACGCGACGAGCGATTACGACGGCGACGGGGCATCGGACCAGAACGAATACCTGGCGGGCACGAATCCCAAGGATGCGAACGACAAACTGGTGATCACCAGCACGATGTTTGCGGCGGGCGGCACGAACGTGGATCTGACCTGGCAAAGTCAGATGACTCGGTTTTACTACGTGGAGAAGGCTTTGGGCTTATCCGGCGGCGGGTGGTTGGACAGCGGTTTGGGACTGATCACGCCGGATGCGGGATTGAGCACGAGCCGCACGTTTGCGGACACAAACGCACCAAACCGTTTTTACCGGGTGAAAGCCGTGCGTCCTTTGACTCCTTAA
- a CDS encoding GntR family transcriptional regulator, producing the protein MAAKLSVEKPFPKYFRITREIITRIQRGELQTGALVPSENELIEQHGVSNTTARKALLELEKAGWVKRVRGKGTFVSRQSTVERSVSRIFGFTKNMVEAGRKPTTRLIGFHLRYRDHRQTVNGKEYTLAAPLCEIERLRLADGIPMMKETRYISLQLFPDIHRKNLESSLYDIYEKGYGIRLNEINQMLSAVILDGELLEIFEVGPDIPAFRVEGVSFCGKELIAEMENSVYRGDMYRFAVKAF; encoded by the coding sequence GTGGCCGCCAAGCTTTCAGTTGAAAAACCGTTCCCGAAATACTTCCGGATCACACGGGAGATCATCACGCGCATTCAACGGGGCGAGCTTCAAACCGGCGCGCTCGTGCCTTCGGAGAACGAACTGATCGAGCAGCACGGAGTCAGCAACACCACCGCGCGCAAAGCCCTGCTCGAACTGGAAAAAGCCGGTTGGGTGAAACGCGTGCGCGGCAAGGGCACGTTCGTTTCCCGCCAGTCCACCGTCGAGCGCTCCGTCAGCCGCATTTTTGGCTTCACCAAAAACATGGTGGAAGCGGGGCGTAAACCCACCACGCGGCTGATTGGTTTTCACTTGCGATATCGGGATCATCGGCAAACCGTGAACGGCAAGGAATACACCCTCGCGGCGCCGCTTTGCGAGATTGAGCGCCTCCGGCTGGCGGATGGGATTCCGATGATGAAGGAAACGCGCTACATCTCGTTGCAGTTATTTCCGGACATCCACCGCAAAAACCTGGAATCCTCCCTCTACGATATTTACGAAAAAGGTTACGGCATCCGCCTCAACGAAATTAACCAGATGTTGAGCGCGGTGATTTTGGATGGGGAACTCCTGGAGATTTTCGAAGTCGGCCCGGATATCCCGGCGTTTCGGGTGGAAGGCGTTTCCTTCTGCGGCAAGGAGCTCATCGCGGAAATGGAGAACTCCGTTTATCGCGGCGACATGTACCGCTTTGCCGTAAAAGCTTTTTGA
- a CDS encoding TIM barrel protein, whose translation MNTDPNETDETISAAPHRSRREFMKCSALTLAALALGQKVEAQTTDNDVLGLLSKRPDSKFAGVQLGLNVPYSFGDMKMSGPDILANCVKLGLSAVELRTQPIEAFLSAPRDANELRGWRESVAVSRANEFRQLYEKTGVAIEIVKVDGIFKMSDGELDYVFTLGKTLGARALSTEISHQDDDLKRVGQFADKHQLLVGYHGHASTKPEHWERAFALAQYNGANVDLGHFVAGLNTSPVPFLKQYHARIPHVHVKDRKFNNGPNTPFGEGDTPIVEVLHLIRDQQWPMQATIEFEYPVPAGSDRMTEIARAIRYCRKALV comes from the coding sequence ATGAACACTGACCCGAATGAAACCGACGAAACCATTAGCGCGGCGCCGCATCGTTCCCGACGCGAGTTCATGAAATGCTCGGCGTTGACGCTGGCCGCGTTGGCGCTGGGGCAGAAGGTGGAGGCGCAGACAACGGACAACGACGTTCTCGGGCTGCTGAGCAAACGACCCGATTCCAAGTTCGCCGGGGTCCAACTCGGGTTGAATGTGCCTTACAGCTTCGGCGATATGAAGATGAGCGGTCCCGATATCCTGGCGAATTGCGTGAAGCTGGGATTGAGCGCCGTGGAATTGCGCACCCAACCGATCGAGGCTTTTCTGAGCGCGCCCCGGGACGCAAACGAATTGCGCGGCTGGCGGGAATCGGTCGCGGTCAGTCGCGCCAACGAGTTTCGGCAGCTTTATGAAAAGACGGGCGTGGCGATTGAGATCGTGAAGGTGGACGGCATTTTTAAGATGTCGGATGGCGAGCTGGATTATGTGTTCACGCTGGGCAAGACGCTGGGGGCGCGCGCACTGTCCACCGAAATTTCGCATCAAGACGATGATTTGAAGCGCGTGGGCCAGTTTGCCGATAAACACCAACTCCTGGTCGGCTACCACGGTCACGCTTCCACCAAACCCGAGCATTGGGAGCGCGCGTTCGCCCTGGCCCAATACAACGGTGCTAATGTGGATCTCGGCCACTTCGTCGCGGGCTTGAACACTTCCCCCGTGCCGTTCCTCAAGCAGTACCATGCCCGCATCCCGCATGTGCATGTGAAGGACCGGAAATTCAATAACGGGCCTAATACGCCGTTCGGTGAGGGCGACACGCCGATCGTGGAAGTGCTGCACCTGATCCGCGATCAGCAATGGCCGATGCAGGCCACGATTGAGTTTGAGTATCCGGTACCCGCGGGGTCAGATCGGATGACGGAGATCGCTCGCGCCATCCGCTACTGTCGGAAAGCTTTGGTTTGA